From Coturnix japonica isolate 7356 chromosome 1, Coturnix japonica 2.1, whole genome shotgun sequence, the proteins below share one genomic window:
- the SLC16A7 gene encoding monocarboxylate transporter 2, whose protein sequence is MPPAVGAPQYPPPDGGWGWVVVFGAFISIGFSYAFPKAITVFFKEIQEIFHTSYSEIAWISSIMLAVMYAGGPISSILVNKYGSRPVMIAGGILCSFGMIASSFCNSVLELYICIGVVGGLGLAFNLQPALTMIGKYFYKKRPIANGLAMAGSPVFLSTLAPLNQFLFNAFGWKGSFLILGGLLLNCCVAGSLMRPVGPKPVPPVKKDVEKGTGDSALHKNNKKSIWQTINKYLDLSLFKHRGFLIYLSGNVIMFVGFFAPIVFLAPYAKHKGIDEYSAAFLLSILAFVDMFARPSMGLVANSKFIRPKIQYFFSFAVFYNGICHILCPLATNYTGLVIYAVFFGFAFGMVSSVLFETLMDLVGAARFSSAVGLVTIVECCPVLIGPPLGGWLVDVTGEYQYMYFVCGVIVIVASIWLFIGNAINYRLLAKEKKLEDEKQKAQKNADLKEAEPLTNNENEDAASRADKTLEDPSERETNI, encoded by the exons ATGCCACCAGCAGTAGGAGCACCCCAGTACCCACCTCCAGATGGAGGCTGGGGGTGGGTTGTGGTCTTTGGggcttttatttccattggaTTCTCCTATGCATTTCCCAAAGCCATCACAGTATTCTTCAAGGAAATACAGGAAATCTTCCATACATCATATAGCGAGATAGCTTGGATATCATCAATAATGTTGGCTGTCATGTACGCAGGAG GTCCCATAAGCAGCATTCTGGTGAATAAGTATGGTAGCCGACCAGTGATGATAGCAGGGGGTATCCTGTGTTCATTTGGCATGATTGCTTCCTCTTTCTGCAATAGCGTTCTGGAGCTTTATATATGTATTGGGGTTGTTGGAG gTCTGGGTTTGGCATTCAACTTACAACCTGCCTTAACCATGATTGGCAAATATTTCTATAAGAAGCGTCCCATTGCTAATGGATTGGCCATGGCTGGAAGTCCAGTGTTTCTGAGCACATTGGCACCTCTCAATCAATTCCTCTTTAATGCATTTGGTTGGAAAGGAAGCTTTCTCATTCTGGGAGGACTACTTTTGAACTGCTGTGTGGCTGGGTCACTTATGAGGCCTGTTGGACCAAAACCAGTCCCTCCTGTGaaaaaagatgttgaaaaaGGCACAGGAGATTCTGCCCTgcacaaaaacaacaagaagtCTATTTGGCAAACTATCAATAAATACCTAGACCTATCCCTCTTCAAACACAGAGGGTTTCTGATCTATTTGTCAGGAAATGTTATTATGtttgttggtttctttgctCCAATCGTATTCCTGGCTCCTTATGCCAAACACAAAGGAATTGATGaatattctgctgcttttttgctATCCATCTTAGCCTTTGTAGATATGTTTGCTAGACCTTCAATGGGACTTGTGGCAAACTCTAAATTTATTCGGCCAAAGATCCAGTACTTTTTTAGCTTTGCTGTCTTCTACAATGGCATCTGTCATATCTTGTGCCCTCTGGCAACAAATTACACTGGTTTGGTGAtatatgctgtattttttgGGTTTGCATTTGGAATGGTTAGCAGTGTACTTTTTGAGACTCTGATGGACCTTGTTGGTGCTGCCAGATTTTCCAGTGCAGTTGGACTGGTAACCATTGTGGaatgctgccctgtgctcaTAGGCCCTCCTCTAGGAG GTTGGTTAGTGGATGTTACTGGTGAATATCAATACATGTATTTTGTCTGTGGAGTGATTGTGATTGTAGCCAGCATCTGGTTGTTCATTGGCAATGCCATTAACTACAGGCTTCTAGCAAAAGAGAAGAAGTTAGaagatgagaaacagaaagcacagaagaacGCTGACTTGAAGGAGGCAGAACCACTAACAAATAATGAGAATGAagatgctgccagcagagctgacaAAACTCTTGAAGatccttcagaaagagaaaccaATATTTAA